The genomic stretch AAAAACAGTGGAAGAAACTGGATTTTCCCCGACGAAGAATTGTCGCCTATACTTTCCCGTATGCGCGAACGAAATAAAAAAGGACCCCTATGGCATCATCTCAGAACATAATTTGCAGTGGAAACGACCTGTTGCGGCTTATTCCGCAACGTCCTCCTATGGTAATGATTGATAAGCTACGAAGCTGCGAAAACAAGGTTACTATCACAGCTTTAACACCTCAGGCAGATAACTTGTTTGCAGAAAATGGGCTTTTTACCGAACCCGGTTTAATAGAAAACATAGCCCAAACAGCCGCTGCGGGTGTGGGCTACCGAGTTTCGCGCGATGCCACTGAAGGAAAAACTGAAATTCCTTTGGGGTTTATCGGGGCTGTAAAAAACCTGAAAATTTATTTTTTGCCCAAATTAGGTGATGAAATCATTACTACGGTTACCATAGAACATGAAGTGCTGGATGCTACGATAATAAATGGCACTATCCGGTGCGGAGGACAACTGGTTGCCGAATGCGAAATGAAAATTTTCCTGAAAAAATAAGAAAATATCACTTAGCTCGTTATCGGGTTTCGATTATTCTAAAAAAACACTTATGTTTGTTTTCCGGATAATAAAAATGAATTTATGGAAAACGAAAATGACGATTTTCATTTCGGAGCACAGAAAGAATTATTTTATTCTTTTGAAGGAAGAAAGTTTACTACCCGTTCGGACTATCATTCCGATTCGGATAAAATTTTCATGAGGCAAAACTGGGAATTGTACAAGGAACGTGCCCGCGATGCTCGCAACAAAGTATTAGCCGGAAAATCAAGTCCTATTCTGTATCATATGGAAAAACGTGGTATGGAGTTGAATGTATTGGCTGCTTCAACGGGTATTGCCAAATGGAAAGTCAGGTTACACTGTAAACCCTGGTTTTTCAAAAAACTCAACAATAAAATTCTTCAGAAATATGCCTCAGTTTTTGAAATCGAAATTTCCGGACTTAACAATATTGATGAAAATTAATAATAATCCAAACTTTACCCTCAAACTATCAGCGAACACCAACAGCAAAAAATGATATTAAACTACGAACATCGTCAGGCAGGGCATTGCGAAAGCGGAGTTACCTCAAATCTTTTAAGAAATAAAGGGTTAAATATCAGCGAGCCCATGATACTTGGAATCGGATCGGGAATTTTTTTCAGCCATCTCCCCTTTTTTAAACTGCAGTTTGCCCCGGTAACAACTTTCCGCACATTGCCGGGATTTATTTTTAACCGTTCCACCAAAGCTTTAGGTATAGAAATATATAAAAAAACTTTCAAAAACCCCCATGACTCCATGAGTGCCCTCGATCGGGCAATTGAGCAGGGACATCCCGTGGGTTTACAGGTAGGAATTTACAACCTTCCCTTTTTCCCTCCGGAATATCGCATGCATTACAACCTACATAATCTGGTGGTATATGGAAAAGAGAACGGCGAATATCTTGTCAGCGATACCGTAATTCCTGCGCCTGTAAAAATTTCTTACAACGATTTGATGAAAGTCCGTTACCCAAAAGGGATTTTCGCACCTTTCGGAAAAATGTACTATCCGCTTGCATTACCTGTACAATACGATTTACACAAGGCTATCGTTAACGGCATTCGCAAAGCGAGCAAAGACATGATAAAAATCCCTTTTTGGATGGTTGGCGTTAAAGGAATACGTTTTCTTGCCAGAGAAATGCTGAAATGGGAAAAAAAGTTCGGAGAACAAAAAGCCAACTATTACCTCGGACAAGTTCTGCGTATGGAAGAAGAAATTGGAACCGGAGGTGCAGGGTTCCGGTTTATTTATGGCGCTTTTTTGCAGGAAGCCGCTGAAATACTTCAAAACGAAAAGTTAAGTGATATTTCCATCGAAATGGGAGAAACCGCCAACCGTTGGCGCGATTTTTCCTTTCTTGGTGCAAAAAACTGTAAAAAACGCGGCGGTGTTGAAGTTGCCTACCAGGAACTTGCCAAAATACTTTTTGAAATTGCCGATCGCGAGAAAAAAATTTTTTCCACCCTGTTAACGATGAAATTAGATTGAAACAAACGGAAATGATAACAGTTAACAACCTAACCCGGTTTTACAAGGGAATGAACATTCCGGCTATTGACGGGCTTAGTTTTAGCATTACCATGGGCTCATTTTTCGGCTTATTGGGACCCAACGGAGCAGGAAAAACAACAACCATTTCCATTCTTTGCGGATATCTTAAAGCTACTTCGGGTGAAATAATCATGGATGGAATTGATTTTTCTCACCAGCAGCAACTGGTAAAAAAGATTATAGGCGTTGTACCCCAGGATATTGCCCTCTATCCTACTCTTTCAGCACTGGAAAATCTTCGTTTTTTTGGAAAAATGTACGGATTAAAAAGCAAACAGCTTTCTGAAAAAATTGAATATTATCTTCGTCTTTTCGGACTTGAGAACAACAGCCATCGCAGGGTGGAAACTTTTTCCGGAGGGATGAAACGCAGGGTAAACCTCATTGCAGGAATTTTGCATGCCCCAAAAATTCTTTTTCTTGATGAACCTACCGTGGGCATTGATGTTCAGTCGCGCACGGTGATTGTTGATTTTTTAAAACAGCTTAATCGTGAAGGGACTACTATAATTTATACATCGCACCATATGGAAGAAGCTGAACAGCTTTGCAGCACAGTAGCAATAATTGATTACGGAAAAATTATTGCTTACGGAAATCCGGAAGAACTCATTGCGAAAAACCCGGAATGCAATACCCTCGAAAATTTGTTTTTATATCACACCGGCAGAGATTTAAGAGATTGAAAATGCAAAAATTATTAGCATCCACTGGTAAGGAGTTTTTAGTGCTCATTCGCGATAAGGCAGGATTAGCCATTCTTTTTCTGATGCCTATGATAATGGTTCTCGTGATAACGCTGGTGCAGGATTTTGCTTTTCAAAGTATCAAAGAAAACCAGATTAAACTGCTTTTAC from Lentimicrobiaceae bacterium encodes the following:
- a CDS encoding hydroxymyristoyl-ACP dehydratase, encoding MASSQNIICSGNDLLRLIPQRPPMVMIDKLRSCENKVTITALTPQADNLFAENGLFTEPGLIENIAQTAAAGVGYRVSRDATEGKTEIPLGFIGAVKNLKIYFLPKLGDEIITTVTIEHEVLDATIINGTIRCGGQLVAECEMKIFLKK
- a CDS encoding BtrH N-terminal domain-containing protein, whose product is MILNYEHRQAGHCESGVTSNLLRNKGLNISEPMILGIGSGIFFSHLPFFKLQFAPVTTFRTLPGFIFNRSTKALGIEIYKKTFKNPHDSMSALDRAIEQGHPVGLQVGIYNLPFFPPEYRMHYNLHNLVVYGKENGEYLVSDTVIPAPVKISYNDLMKVRYPKGIFAPFGKMYYPLALPVQYDLHKAIVNGIRKASKDMIKIPFWMVGVKGIRFLAREMLKWEKKFGEQKANYYLGQVLRMEEEIGTGGAGFRFIYGAFLQEAAEILQNEKLSDISIEMGETANRWRDFSFLGAKNCKKRGGVEVAYQELAKILFEIADREKKIFSTLLTMKLD
- a CDS encoding ABC transporter ATP-binding protein codes for the protein MITVNNLTRFYKGMNIPAIDGLSFSITMGSFFGLLGPNGAGKTTTISILCGYLKATSGEIIMDGIDFSHQQQLVKKIIGVVPQDIALYPTLSALENLRFFGKMYGLKSKQLSEKIEYYLRLFGLENNSHRRVETFSGGMKRRVNLIAGILHAPKILFLDEPTVGIDVQSRTVIVDFLKQLNREGTTIIYTSHHMEEAEQLCSTVAIIDYGKIIAYGNPEELIAKNPECNTLENLFLYHTGRDLRD